In Caulobacter segnis ATCC 21756, the sequence CTATCCTTACAACGAGACCGCCGACGCCGAGGCCGACCTCGCCGCCGCGATCAAGAAGGCCAAGGCCCACAAGAAGCTCGTCCTGATCGACCTGGGCGGCAACTGGTGCGGCGATTGCCGCGTCTTCGCCGGGGTGATCGAGCAGCCCGACGTCAAGCGCTGGGTCGACAAGCACTACGAGATCGTGGCGATCGACGTCGGCCGCTACAGCAAGAACATGCAGATCCCGGCCCGCTACGGCGTCGACAAACTGAAGGGCGTGCCAAGCTTCCTGGTGGTCGACACCAAGGGCAAGCTGATCAACGACGGCGCCTTCTTCGCCCTGACCGACGCTCG encodes:
- a CDS encoding thioredoxin family protein, which gives rise to MKLRALAVAGLIAFSAAPGVTLAATKAPAVALQSIDGLPTPLPYPYNETADAEADLAAAIKKAKAHKKLVLIDLGGNWCGDCRVFAGVIEQPDVKRWVDKHYEIVAIDVGRYSKNMQIPARYGVDKLKGVPSFLVVDTKGKLINDGAFFALTDARHMTPQSIVDWLAQWPK